From a single Saimiri boliviensis isolate mSaiBol1 chromosome 7, mSaiBol1.pri, whole genome shotgun sequence genomic region:
- the LOC101045534 gene encoding keratin, type II microfibrillar, component 7C-like isoform X3: protein MVTTSPSAGFWPAGPGLVADASRPASATMAHWGLGTGSCGHRFSYHSGTTCGPSTAGITIVLVNKSLLTPLNLEIDPNMQCIKQEEKIKCLNSRSAAFIHKCEELKATVQKHMKSLRPSKEDLNGLNQAIQQLTVEVGSAESQPYELEKAKDPPALQKEGGSGSAISKLAWLEAALQRAKQDVAQQLCEYQELMIIKRGLDFEIAAYHKLLEGLVWELGQGASVSKQT from the exons ATGGTTACGACCTCACCTTCAGCTGGGTTTTGGCCTGCGGGCCCTGGCCTGGTCGCTGATGCGTCACGGCCGGCCTCTGCTACCATGGCTCACTGGGGGCTTGGCACTGGCTCCTGTGGACACAGATTCAGCTACCACTCTGGCACCACGTGTGGGCCCAGCACTGCCGGCATCACCATCGTGTTGGTCAACAAGAGCCTCCTCACGCCCCTCAACCTAGAGATTGACCCCAATATGCAGTGCATAAAGCAGGAGGAGAAGATCAAGTGCCTCAACAGCAGGTCTGCTGCCTTCATCCACAAG TGTGAGGAATTAAAGGCAACCGTACAGAAACACATGAAGAGCCTGAGACCCAGCAAGGAGGATCTGAATGGGCTTAATCAGGCCATCCAGCAGCTGACTGTGGAGGTGGGCAGTGCTGAGAGTCAG CCCTATGAACTAGAGAAAGCCAAGGACCCGCCAGCTCTGCAGAAGGAGGGTGGCTCTGGCAGCGCCATCAGCAAGCTGGCCTGGCTGGAGGCTGCCCTGCAGCGGGCTAAGCAGGATGTGGCGCAGCAGCTGTGCGAGTACCAGGAGCTGATGATCATCAAGCGGGGCCTGGACTTTGAGATCGCTGCTTACCACAAGCTGCTGGAGG GCTTGGTCTGGGAGTTGGGGCAGGGAGCGTCAGTAAGTAAACA AACGTGA
- the LOC101045534 gene encoding keratin, type II microfibrillar, component 7C-like isoform X1: MVTTSPSAGFWPAGPGLVADASRPASATMAHWGLGTGSCGHRFSYHSGTTCGPSTAGITIVLVNKSLLTPLNLEIDPNMQCIKQEEKIKCLNSRSAAFIHKCEELKATVQKHMKSLRPSKEDLNGLNQAIQQLTVEVGSAESQPYELEKAKDPPALQKEGGSGSAISKLAWLEAALQRAKQDVAQQLCEYQELMIIKRGLDFEIAAYHKLLEGLVWELGQGASNVRCGSMASRTVTDRPQCRWPGCWCHRIDVACD; this comes from the exons ATGGTTACGACCTCACCTTCAGCTGGGTTTTGGCCTGCGGGCCCTGGCCTGGTCGCTGATGCGTCACGGCCGGCCTCTGCTACCATGGCTCACTGGGGGCTTGGCACTGGCTCCTGTGGACACAGATTCAGCTACCACTCTGGCACCACGTGTGGGCCCAGCACTGCCGGCATCACCATCGTGTTGGTCAACAAGAGCCTCCTCACGCCCCTCAACCTAGAGATTGACCCCAATATGCAGTGCATAAAGCAGGAGGAGAAGATCAAGTGCCTCAACAGCAGGTCTGCTGCCTTCATCCACAAG TGTGAGGAATTAAAGGCAACCGTACAGAAACACATGAAGAGCCTGAGACCCAGCAAGGAGGATCTGAATGGGCTTAATCAGGCCATCCAGCAGCTGACTGTGGAGGTGGGCAGTGCTGAGAGTCAG CCCTATGAACTAGAGAAAGCCAAGGACCCGCCAGCTCTGCAGAAGGAGGGTGGCTCTGGCAGCGCCATCAGCAAGCTGGCCTGGCTGGAGGCTGCCCTGCAGCGGGCTAAGCAGGATGTGGCGCAGCAGCTGTGCGAGTACCAGGAGCTGATGATCATCAAGCGGGGCCTGGACTTTGAGATCGCTGCTTACCACAAGCTGCTGGAGG GCTTGGTCTGGGAGTTGGGGCAGGGAGCGTCA AACGTGAGGTGTGGGAGCATGGCTTCCAGAACCGTGACTGACCGTCCCCAGTGCAGATGGCCTGGATGCTGGTGCCATCGGATAGACGTGGCCTGTGACTGA
- the LOC101045534 gene encoding keratin, type II microfibrillar, component 7C-like isoform X2, translated as MVTTSPSAGFWPAGPGLVADASRPASATMAHWGLGTGSCGHRFSYHSGTTCGPSTAGITIVLVNKSLLTPLNLEIDPNMQCIKQEEKIKCLNSRSAAFIHKCEELKATVQKHMKSLRPSKEDLNGLNQAIQQLTVEPYELEKAKDPPALQKEGGSGSAISKLAWLEAALQRAKQDVAQQLCEYQELMIIKRGLDFEIAAYHKLLEGLVWELGQGASNVRCGSMASRTVTDRPQCRWPGCWCHRIDVACD; from the exons ATGGTTACGACCTCACCTTCAGCTGGGTTTTGGCCTGCGGGCCCTGGCCTGGTCGCTGATGCGTCACGGCCGGCCTCTGCTACCATGGCTCACTGGGGGCTTGGCACTGGCTCCTGTGGACACAGATTCAGCTACCACTCTGGCACCACGTGTGGGCCCAGCACTGCCGGCATCACCATCGTGTTGGTCAACAAGAGCCTCCTCACGCCCCTCAACCTAGAGATTGACCCCAATATGCAGTGCATAAAGCAGGAGGAGAAGATCAAGTGCCTCAACAGCAGGTCTGCTGCCTTCATCCACAAG TGTGAGGAATTAAAGGCAACCGTACAGAAACACATGAAGAGCCTGAGACCCAGCAAGGAGGATCTGAATGGGCTTAATCAGGCCATCCAGCAGCTGACTGTGGAG CCCTATGAACTAGAGAAAGCCAAGGACCCGCCAGCTCTGCAGAAGGAGGGTGGCTCTGGCAGCGCCATCAGCAAGCTGGCCTGGCTGGAGGCTGCCCTGCAGCGGGCTAAGCAGGATGTGGCGCAGCAGCTGTGCGAGTACCAGGAGCTGATGATCATCAAGCGGGGCCTGGACTTTGAGATCGCTGCTTACCACAAGCTGCTGGAGG GCTTGGTCTGGGAGTTGGGGCAGGGAGCGTCA AACGTGAGGTGTGGGAGCATGGCTTCCAGAACCGTGACTGACCGTCCCCAGTGCAGATGGCCTGGATGCTGGTGCCATCGGATAGACGTGGCCTGTGACTGA